The DNA window AGAGCCACTTGGATCGCTTCACGCACGTTTACTGTTTGTTTTGCTCTGGACTCCTGAAGATATTGATCGAGTTTGTAGCACTTGATTCGTGAATGATCACTGCTTCTATATCTGTTCCGCATTTCGTGATATGATGACTCGTGAATGAGCACGTCAAAACCCACAGTTGTGGAAGAAGAATTGTGCTCTTGCTTAATCATATATCCCATGTATATCTGTTCTGTATCGCGTGATGATGAAATTAGTAAGCCAACTTGAAACAACCCCTTGAACTCAAGGGATAATCGGTGGGCCAGATTGCTAGAATGCTAGTAATCCAGAACTGTGATGATGAAATTAGTAATCTACTAATGCAGATAGTCAAAATTTTCCGGCCcgtctctcttctttttcttaagaGGGAATGTCAAATGTGAGCCCGTTCGGAAATATCCGGCCCATTCCAACCCCCACGCTCCGCCTGCCATCCCACCTCGAGCttgcggcgtcggcgccgccgccgccatggccggggGCCCCGGCTTCCTTCTTCTGCTCCGGTGGCTCAACTTCCTGCTCCACGTGTCCTCGAACTCCGCATCTGTCTGCTCCCCAGTAGCGCGCTGCCTATGCCTACTCTTTTGGCATGGCATAGCTCGGGCGGCAAGGCCGTGAGCCGGTGAGGGCGAGGAGAAGGGTGGAGGAGGTGCTAAGCGAGAgccggaggagagagagagagaggctgtGGCTGGGAGTCAGCCGGAGGAGCAGAGGACGAAGGAATGGAGCCAGCCgaaggcgccggcgagcgtcGGAGCTTCGGAGGGTTCGTTGATCTCAGTGCAGCGCGTCGGGGCATCTCCGCCTGGAtgccaggaggaggaggaggagcagcagcagcagcagcgaccggaacggcggcgccggccgatGCGGCGGCTACGGCGGAAGCGAGGCcagccgcggccggcggcggcggagtttcCCTTCCCGGGCTGCGGCTGCGCCACGCGTGCTCTGCATCGGGGCCGTACACGTGGACACGATCGGACGGCCAGGACGGTGCGAGTGGGCCCAGGGTCACGAGCAGCGCAACCGGTGCTCCTGGACCGTCGGATCAGGCGCAGCTGCCACGTAGATCCGATCCAACGGACGAGATGCGCCAAGTCAGGAGACTGCTAGCCTTCTTCCCCGCCTCGCCTCTTGCATTTATACTCCGCCCTCGCTTCGCAATAACTCGCAAGAGCAACGGAATTGCGGAGAGGCGAGGACTTGATCTCTcctcccactctctcctctGCTTTCCTCTGTTCCAAGTCAGCCGTAAGATTCCTTCTCCTATTCTCCCATGGCCATGTGTTTGTGACTTTGTGTTGGTGGGGGGTGGCGCTGTTGCCTGTTGCTAGCCGCTGCTCCGCTCGTTCTCGCGGTTTTTTGGTTCGTTTCTGTGGAGTATAGTTCGATCGAGAATCGAGCAGCGTGACGCTTTTGCGAGGTTTTACTTTGCTCTCCAATGTTATCTCGTGTTTCTCATCGGTGTGTgttttgttgctgctgctgctgtttctTTGTGAAGTTGGCTGTGTGGTATGCTTCGAGGAGGATGACGAGCACCGAAAACCATGGTGATCTCTGTCGCCTCTTCTGTTTGTTCTTTTCCATCTATTTCCGTGTTGCTGCATTTGAAGTTGGTTGCAGTTTTCTTTGAGGAGGGTGGCGAGCACCGGGACCTGTGGTGATCTACGTTTCCCTCTTCGTTGCGATCTTACTCATCCATTTCTACCTTGTTTTCTTGTTGCTTCTTCAGAAATTGCTCTCGCGTTGTTGTTTCTGTGGTTGGCAAGGAATCCTATGGAATCCTGGTAATCTGTTGCAGTAGGGGGTAACGAACGAGCACCGCAATCCATGGTGATATCTGTTTCGTGCTTCCTCTCTGTACTGGATGGTGTTCATGAGCCCATGCTTCATCAGACGATCCGATTCTACCATCTTCCTACGCCTTTTCGTCTTGTTATTCCTGGCATTTATTGATGTGTTCATGTCATCTCGACGTTCTGCAACTCCTCGTCTCTCATCTCCTACTTATTCTGTCTACCTCTTTTGGTATGGTTGTTCTATATTCCTTCTGCATGTCGGTgtccttttttccttctttcacAACTGTGGGTTTTGACGTGTTGAATCTTGGTGATGCTGTGCATGTCGGAACGTCTTGATGATTCTGTGCATCTCCGCTGTTCTTTGCTGATAGGTGCTGACATGACAAGAGTCGTACGACCAATCATTGCTGTTCATTCATAGTTTTTACTGAGATGGTGCCTTCTTATTGATGTTTAACTTAACTCAGTATGGACATGTGTTTGTGACTTTGTGGTTTGGTTCTCGTCCTCccactctcctcctcctcctcctctcgtctGCTCCATGACAAACCGTAAGATTCCTTTTCTTGTTCTCCCATGGCGATGTGTTTGTGTTGGTGGTGCTGTTGCTGATCGCTGGCTGCTGCATATGCTCTTCTCGTTCTTGCTGTTTCGTTCGTTGCTGCGGAGTACTTGATCAAGGAGCAGTGCCTGTCTGTTCTCTTTGATCGAGGCGCTTTCGTGAGGTTTTGGTTTGTCTCTGTGTCTCTGGTGGTGCAGTGGTGTGGTGCTACCTCGTGTTCTTGCATTTGGTTTGTGTTGGTGTTGGTGCTCCGTGCTCTTGCTTTTGAGTTTTGATGTTGTTGTTGCGGTGGTTTTCTTGAGGAAGGTGACGAACACGGAACAccatgttgttgttgttgttgttggtggtggtggtggtggtggtggtggtggtggtggtggtggtgctgctgctgctgctgctgctgctgctgccgccatgGTGGTTTTCTCTTCGTTCTTGGTTGTTTCTGTCGTTgttccttttccctttttttttgaaaaccatCGTTGTTCCTTTTCCTGCTGCTTTTGAAATTGTTGGGAGTTTATACTTTCTCTCTTCATCTCCGTGCGGTTTTTCCTGGTGTTATTGATGATCTCCACCTGCTCGTCTTCTATCTCTGATCTATTCTGTTTACTTCATGTGGTATGCTGTTCCAAATTCTTTCTACTTGGCGAGtgttcttcctctctcttgtTCTCGTTGATTTCTTGAGGATTCTGTGCACGCGGGAACTTCTTTGATGATGTTGTGCATGTACGGAGGAGACTCGGTCGCGCGATGATCCTGTCCGTTCTTGCTGTTGAGTGCTAGCGAGTGGTGCAACATCAATTCTCTGTTTTTCTTCTCATGAAATTGCTTTTCATACAACAGATGATTAACCCACCAGTACTGACATACACCCCACCAGTAACAGCGAAGGTCAGCGATGCAGGGGAGAATGACAGGGTTAAGTATGCATCATCAACTATGCAAGGAGCGCGCCCGAGCATGGAAGATGCTGTGAGTAATCTTGCACTCCTTTTTACCAATTTTATTGCGGCCATAGCCCTATAGAAAGATGTGTTAATGAGCTTGCAAGTAATATTGGTGAAACGCTAAAGCTTGATGTGTGCCTTTCTTATTATCTAGCTTGCAGTTGAACTAGATCTGGATGAGACGACATCATTCTTCGGTGTTTATGATGGCCATGGAGGTTTGATCTCCATTCTCACCTTTTTCCCAACAATTGCCAAACAATTCATCTGTTAGCATAACAGGCCACTTAATGCATCAGCTAAATTATCGTAGAATTCACAATAGTGTGCATTTGTGTACGCAATAGGAATATTTGGACTGCCCTGTATTCTATATGCTTTGTTCCTATTAAAGCTTCTAGGGACACATGATTATGGTTGCTTCATCCTTCATCCTCTATCTCATAAAATGGCCAcactgagttttttttaatcttttctgTGCAGGAGCTAAAGTAGCAATGTACTGTGCAAAACAATTTCATAATATGCTTCTTAGGGACGAAGACTTTCTCAACAATCTGCCCAAAGCAATTAAATCAGTGTGCTCCAGGTTATTTgtatatgattatttaatgAACTCTACATATTATGTTGCATAATTGCACTTCTGTTCTTCAATAGTGGAAAACAAAAATGGCAGTGCTAAACCCATTTGTTCGTAGTTGCTTGTATTTCTTGAAAAGTCTAGTTCCATTTGTTGgattaacaaatatatgaaatatgtAATCATTGTTCCTCTTAATTGCAGACTTGATGATGATTTGCGACGATCAAATGCATGGAGTGTGTCACTTAATCCCCATGGTAGTTTTAATTGCTTCCAGTTCCTCAATACTGGCGTTTTTGCTAGTCTCTGGCGTGCCATGGAGGTGATATATCCACCTGTGGCTGTTCTTTACACATCCAACTGCATTGAATTTAGTCATCTTTTATTTCCAGTCATAGTGTGCATATGATCCGGAGTTCCAACTTCCAAGTGATATATTTCACACCTGGACTCATTGTAACAAACTGTTAGGTTCTTGTTTCACTTTAGTTGTTCTCCTACTGCCCCCAAAGTATAGTATTGTTCGATATGTTACTTTACTGGACTCATCATTGTCTTTGTTATATTAGTTCCCTTCTTTTTTGGATGTCATTTTTGCACTGGTGGCATTTCACGCCTTTTATTTTGTGGAATTGTTGAATTGTTTGTTTGACACCTCAGTTGGGATTTTCTCCCTGTCAGGGAACTTACGTTCCACCATTACATGAAGGAAGCACAGCATGTGTGGTAACCATTAGAGGAAATCAGATCATTGTAGGAAATGTTGGCGATTCTCGTTGCGTGCTTTCAAGGAATGGTCAGGTGTGGTAACATTTTTCTTGTCAAATATCTCAGTGTTTGGATCTTCTCTCTTGCCAAATCCATTAGATTGGTGCCTAATTATCTTTTATGTTTCCGTTGTGTACAAAGGCAATTGCTTTATCCATTGATCACAAACCAACCATTCCAAATGAATGTGAAAGAATTCTAAGAGCAGGAGGACAATTACTGAGACCAGATCGGGTGGAAACGGGTCCGAGTTATGTCCAAGGAATGTTAGCCATGTCTAGAGCGATTGGTATAGTCttatgttgtttctttttggttGTCCGTACAAAATTTATTGCATTGTAATTGTCATTCTCCTTACTACCATCGCAGGTGATTTTGCACTTAAGCAGAACAGGAATATGCTTCCTTCTCAGCAAATGGTGACATGTATTCCTGACATTCGCGGTGTAAGTGTAACTATGTTATTTAGGAGGACTATAAATCTGTTTCCCTGGGTCTGATCAGATGTCCTTTTTTTTAGGCAAACATAACTGATGATACTGAATTTCTTGTCATAGCAAGTGATGGCGTCTGGTAGGCCCTCTTCTTTAAAactagtaaaatatatttgtttttgtagCGCAGCTCCTGATTATAAAATCTCATGCAGAATATATCTATCCCAAGGACAGTTAACCTTCTTGATTCTTCTAAGACAGTATTGTTTTGCACAATGTTTTTGTACATTGTGGTTTGACTTGGATGTGGCCTGGACTGGTGTCTTGTCTAGTTTATCACCATGTGTAGTTATGTGCACTGTTcattttgaataattttgaaaCCTTTTTCTGAGTTAAATGTTATGTTCTTGGAGAGAGGTTGCATTTACTGAAAAGACAAACGCCTGCCATTCCCTGCAGTAGGTGGTCTGTATAGTtttcagataatatttttccTCGATGGCTTGGTGCCTTGGTATCAGACTTAAGTTGGAAATGACCACTGGTCCCTTATAAATCTGACTGCAAGAGCATTCATCAAGATTCAAGAACCATGTCACTTTATTCATATTCACATAGTAAACTGAAATACATCTCTCTTTCAGGGATCACATGTCAAACAAGCAGGTGGTTAGTTTTGTGCGTCAGAAATTACGTTCGGTGAGTTCATTTTCTCTACCTGTCATGGAAGTAATAGCTTACTAAAATATCCTCCCTAGAACTGCTTACTCCAGTTCTGAACGCATATGTGCATGGgatctgtttggttggtttgtTTTCAGGCAATTGAAATCTGAAGTTTACATATG is part of the Oryza brachyantha chromosome 2, ObraRS2, whole genome shotgun sequence genome and encodes:
- the LOC102702636 gene encoding probable protein phosphatase 2C 21, whose product is MINPPVLTYTPPVTAKVSDAGENDRVKYASSTMQGARPSMEDALAVELDLDETTSFFGVYDGHGGAKVAMYCAKQFHNMLLRDEDFLNNLPKAIKSVCSRLDDDLRRSNAWSVSLNPHGSFNCFQFLNTGVFASLWRAMEGTYVPPLHEGSTACVVTIRGNQIIVGNVGDSRCVLSRNGQAIALSIDHKPTIPNECERILRAGGQLLRPDRVETGPSYVQGMLAMSRAIGDFALKQNRNMLPSQQMVTCIPDIRGANITDDTEFLVIASDGVWDHMSNKQVVSFVRQKLRSGRNSLGKICEMLLDRCLPPRDNATVILVQFKHIAQESNEVADAISTDEQLNVDNPISTDEQLNVDNPISTDDQSLALLFGPP